A genomic stretch from Mastacembelus armatus chromosome 7, fMasArm1.2, whole genome shotgun sequence includes:
- the LOC113146264 gene encoding cytosolic sulfotransferase 3-like: MDLPPRGELFDFHGVSMTHYFTDNWENVQNFQARPDDILIATYPKAGTTWVSYILDLLYFGQTAPERQTSIPIYERVPFLELATAHFDFGTELANNLPTSPRLIKTHLPVQFVPKSFWEQNCRMVYVARNPKDNMVSYFYFDHMTLIEPEPGDWNNYFQRFIDGKMVFGSWYDHVNGWWKKKQTYSKLHYMFYEDLIENTGREIDKLCCFLGLSPSAEEKKQILACVQFDSMKNNNMTNYSTVPSMDFKQSSFMRKGKVGDWKKHFTVAQNEEFDEDYKKKMKDPTLQFRTEI; encoded by the exons atGGATTTACCTCCTCGAGGAGAGCTGTTTGATTTCCATGGAGTCTCAATGACTCATTATTTCACTGACAACTGGGAAAATGTTCAAAACTTCCAGGCCAGGCCAGATGATATACTTATTGCAACGTACCCCAAAGCAG GAACCACATGGGTCTCCTACATCCTTGACCTGCTGTATTTTGGTCAGACGGCTCCTGAGCGTCAGACATCCATTCCTATCTATGAAAGAGTTCCTTTCTTGGAGCTTGCCACCGCACACTTTGATTTTG GAACAGAGCTGGCAAACAATCTCCCCACCTCTCCTCGACTCATTAAGACTCATCTTCCAGTCCAGTTTGTGCCAAAGTCCTTTTGGGAGCAAAACTGCAGG ATGGTCTATGTAGCCCGCAATCCCAAAGACAACATGGTGTCTTATTTCTACTTTGATCACATGACCCTCATTGAGCCAGAGCCTGGAGACTGGAATAACTACTTTCAAAGGTTCATTGATGGAAAGA TGGTGTTTGGATCCTGGTATGACCATGTGAACGGCTGGTGGAAGAAGAAACAGACTTATTCTAAACTTCATTACATGTTCTATGAAGATTTGATTGAA AACACTGGACGGGAAATAGACAAACTCTGCTGCTTTCTTGGTTTGTCTCCTTCAGCTGAGGAGAAGAAACAAATTCTAGCTTGTGTCCAGTTTGATagtatgaaaaacaacaacatgaccAACTATTCTACAGTCCCAAGTATGGATTTCAAACAATCATCCTTCATGAGAAAAG GAAAAGTTGGTGACTGGAAAAAACACTTCACTGTGGCCCAGAATGAAGAGTTTGATGAAGACTACAAGAAAAAGATGAAGGACCCCACACTTCAGTTTCGTACTGAAATCTGA
- the LOC113146262 gene encoding cytosolic sulfotransferase 1-like isoform X2, producing the protein MSFNPEKMDLPPRPQLFDFHGVSMTHYFTDNWENVQNFQARPDDILIATYPKAGTTWVSYILDLLYFGQMAPEHQTSIPIYERVPFLELSESIGNSGTELANNLPTSPRLIKTHLPVQLVPKSFWEQNCRMVYVARNAKDNMVSFFHFDRMDMSEPEPGDWNNFFQRFLDGKMVFGSWYDHVNGWWKKKQTYSKLHYMFYEDLIEDTGWEIDKLCCFLGLSPSAEEKKQILACVQFDNMKNNNMTNYSTVPFMDFNISPFMRKGKVGDWKKHFTVAQNEEFDEDYKKKMKDPPLQFRTEI; encoded by the exons ATGTCCTTTAATCCAGAAAAG ATGGATTTACCTCCTCGACCACAGCTGTTTGATTTCCACGGAGTCTCAATGACTCATTATTTCACAGACAACTGGGAAAATGTTCAAAATTTTCAGGCCAGGCCAGATGATATACTTATTGCAACGTACCCCAAAGCAG GAACCACATGGGTCTCCTACATCCTTGACCTGCTGTATTTTGGTCAAATGGCTCCAGAACATCAGACATCCATCCCTATCTATGAAAGAGTGCCTTTCTTGGAGCTCTCCGAGTCAATAGGCAATTCAG GAACAGAGCTGGCAAACAATCTCCCCACCTCTCCTCGACTCATTAAGACTCATCTTCCAGTCCAGCTTGTGCCAAAGTCCTTTTGGGAGCAAAACTGCAGG ATGGTCTATGTGGCCCGCAATGCCAAAGACAACATGGTGTCATTTTTCCACTTTGATCGCATGGATATGTCTGAGCCAGAGCCTGGAGACTGGAACAACTTCTTCCAGAGATTCTTAGATGGAAAGA TGGTGTTTGGATCCTGGTATGACCATGTGAACGGCTGGTGGAAGAAGAAACAGACTTATTCTAAACTTCATTACATGTTCTATGAAGATTTGATTGAG GACACTGGATGGGAAATAGACAAACTCTGCTGCTTTCTTGGTTTGTCTCCTTCAGCTGAGGAGAAGAAACAAATTCTAGCTTGTGTCCAGTTTGataatatgaaaaacaacaacatgaccAACTATTCTACAGTCCCATTTATGGATTTCAACATTTCTCCCTTCATGAGAAAAG GAAAAGTTGGTGACTGGAAAAAACACTTCACTGTGGCCCAGAATGAAGAGTTTGATGAAGACTACAAGAAAAAGATGAAGGACCCACCACTTCAGTTCCGTACTGAAATTTGA
- the LOC113146262 gene encoding cytosolic sulfotransferase 3-like isoform X1: protein MSFNPEKMDLPPRPQLFDFHGVSMTHYFTDNWENVQNFQARPDDILIATYPKAGTTWVSYILDLLYFGQMAPEHQTSIPIYERVPFLELSESIGNSGYKTCTKNNGTELANNLPTSPRLIKTHLPVQLVPKSFWEQNCRMVYVARNAKDNMVSFFHFDRMDMSEPEPGDWNNFFQRFLDGKMVFGSWYDHVNGWWKKKQTYSKLHYMFYEDLIEDTGWEIDKLCCFLGLSPSAEEKKQILACVQFDNMKNNNMTNYSTVPFMDFNISPFMRKGKVGDWKKHFTVAQNEEFDEDYKKKMKDPPLQFRTEI from the exons ATGTCCTTTAATCCAGAAAAG ATGGATTTACCTCCTCGACCACAGCTGTTTGATTTCCACGGAGTCTCAATGACTCATTATTTCACAGACAACTGGGAAAATGTTCAAAATTTTCAGGCCAGGCCAGATGATATACTTATTGCAACGTACCCCAAAGCAG GAACCACATGGGTCTCCTACATCCTTGACCTGCTGTATTTTGGTCAAATGGCTCCAGAACATCAGACATCCATCCCTATCTATGAAAGAGTGCCTTTCTTGGAGCTCTCCGAGTCAATAGGCAATTCAGGttataaaacatgcacaaaaaataaTG GAACAGAGCTGGCAAACAATCTCCCCACCTCTCCTCGACTCATTAAGACTCATCTTCCAGTCCAGCTTGTGCCAAAGTCCTTTTGGGAGCAAAACTGCAGG ATGGTCTATGTGGCCCGCAATGCCAAAGACAACATGGTGTCATTTTTCCACTTTGATCGCATGGATATGTCTGAGCCAGAGCCTGGAGACTGGAACAACTTCTTCCAGAGATTCTTAGATGGAAAGA TGGTGTTTGGATCCTGGTATGACCATGTGAACGGCTGGTGGAAGAAGAAACAGACTTATTCTAAACTTCATTACATGTTCTATGAAGATTTGATTGAG GACACTGGATGGGAAATAGACAAACTCTGCTGCTTTCTTGGTTTGTCTCCTTCAGCTGAGGAGAAGAAACAAATTCTAGCTTGTGTCCAGTTTGataatatgaaaaacaacaacatgaccAACTATTCTACAGTCCCATTTATGGATTTCAACATTTCTCCCTTCATGAGAAAAG GAAAAGTTGGTGACTGGAAAAAACACTTCACTGTGGCCCAGAATGAAGAGTTTGATGAAGACTACAAGAAAAAGATGAAGGACCCACCACTTCAGTTCCGTACTGAAATTTGA
- the wdr46 gene encoding WD repeat-containing protein 46: MASPGEGTVKVSHVEKKKKPPARYWQGAQEAGKDANNVGKGREQTAKGLQEKKAKTQKPNKRKREGGGRDGKKLISGRSDPFPGPAPIPEARVQKFKRKEKMKRPRRAHHKLRNIIVRSEEASEMAQKQAARFDLLLPEDAGFLEGDEGEDTCTISQEDIAEAVDITSGAKYFNLKLSQFGPYRVDYSKTGRHLLLGGRRGHVACIDWQSKQLMCEINVMESVTDVKWLHTEAMYAVAQKKWLYIYDSNGIELHCIRKFNDVLRMQFLPYHFLLATASATGFLQYLDVSVGKEVTAICTKTGRLDVMCQNPYNAIIHLGHPNGTVTLWSPNQKEALVKMLCHQGAVRSVAVDKTGLYMVTSGMDKKLKVYDIRAFKPLKSYFLPAGASCLSLSQRGLLSAATGDIVQVYRDVWRAPVTKPYMAHRVQGTVWGLHFCPFEDVLGVGHAEGFTSMLIPGAGEPNFDGLDANPYRSAKQRQEWEVKALLEKIQPELITLNPDELGHIDQATFEQRHQDRVQALGFDPLAKEKFIPKFKKKGRSSTGGVERRKKQVAHEDQREIIRKTVEDRMKMEKERKEREKKMVALSSQKSALDRFKK, translated from the exons ATGGCGTCTCCCGGTGAGGGTACGGTGAAGGTTTCACAcgtggagaaaaagaaaaag CCTCCAGCTCGGTACTGGCAGGGAGCACAGGAGGCAGGCAAAGATGCAAACAACGTGGGAAAGGGCAGAGAACAGACTGCAAAGGGTCTACAggagaaaaaggcaaaaacacagaaaccaaacaaaagaaaacgGGAAGGAGGTGGAAGAGATGGAAAGAAATTGATATCAGGG AGGTCAGATCCATTCCCTGGACCTGCCCCTATCCCAGAAGCCAGGGTGCAGAAGTtcaaaaggaaagagaaaatgaaaagg CCTCGCCGTGCGCATCACAAGCTGAGAAACATAATAGTTCGTTCGGAAGAAGCTTCAGAAATGGCTCAGAAACAAGCTGCCCGATTTGACCTCCTACTCCCGGAGGACGCTGG GTTTCTAGAAGGCGATGAAGGTGAGGATACATGCACCATCTCACAGGAAGATATTGCAGAGGCTGTGGATATAACATCTGGAGCAAAG tATTTTAATCTAAAGCTGTCTCAGTTTGGACCATATCGAGTGGATTACAGCAAGACTGGTCG TCACCTGCTGCTCGGTGGAAGGAGAGGCCATGTTGCTTGCATAGACTGGCAGTCCAAACAGCTGATGTGTGAGATAAATGTGATGGAGTCTGTCACTGATGTAAA GTGGCTCCACACTGAGGCCATGTATGCAGTGGCTCAGAAGAAATGGCTGTATATTTATGACTCCAATGGAATTGAGCTTCACTGCATCCGCAAATTCAATGATGTCCTTCGAATGCAGTTCCTCCCCTACCATTTTTTGCTAGCCACAGCG AGCGCAACAGGTTTCCTGCAGTATCTGGATGTGTCTGTGGGAAAGGAGGTCACGGCCATCTGCACCAAGACTGGCCGGCTTGATGTGATGTGCCAGAACCCTTATAATGCTATCATCCACCTGGGACACCCCAATGGCACGGTCACACTCTGGTCGCCCAATCAGAAAGAAGCCCTCGTGAAGATGCTCTGTCACCAGGGCGCCGTGCGCTCTGTCGCTGTAGACAAGACGGGCTT GTACATGGTGACATCTGGTATGGATAAAAAGCTGAAGGTATATGACATTAGAGCCTTCAAGCCCCTCAAGTCCTACTTTCTGCCTGCTGGAGCTTCCTGTTTGTCCCTGAGCCAGAGGGGGCTGCTGTCTGCAGCCACAGGGGACATTGTTCAG GTGTACAGGGACGTGTGGCGCGCTCCAGTGACTAAGCCTTACATGGCTCACAGAGTTCAGGGAACAGTTTGGGGGCTGCACTTTTGTCCCTTTGAGGATGTCCTTGGGGTTGGACATGCAGAAGGTTTTACCAGCATGCTCATACCAG GTGCTGGTGAGCCTAACTTTGATGGTCTGGATGCAAATCCATACCGTAGTGCAAAGCAGAGGCAAGAGTGGGAGGTCAAAGCCCTGCTGGAGAAGATCCAGCCAGAACTCATCACCCTGAACCCGGATGAGCTAGGGCACATTGACCAAGCCACATTTGAACAGAGACACCAAGACAGGGTTCAAGCTCTG gGCTTTGACCCACTTGCCAAAGAAAAATTTATTCCCAAGTTTAAGAAAAAAGGTCGTAGTTCCACTGGTGGTGTTGAAAGGCGCAAGAAACAAGTGGCTCATGAGGACCAGAGG GAGATTATCAGGAAAACTGTGGAGGACagaatgaaaatggaaaaagagagaaaggaaagggaGAAGAAGATGGTGGCATTATCTTCACAGAAGTCTGCACTGGACCGATtcaaaaaatag
- the b3galt4 gene encoding beta-1,3-galactosyltransferase 4, whose product MIGRGVCVCKPRFGKRGSRFGILPFLCAVLASTALLALLFVDFIESWITSMSMSTLVESHVGIIPLQSVPPTRPEEFLLMPSPLVCQRAKPYLIIIVTSAPANQRARQAIRETWGGEVEVRGLRVMTLFMVGVATDPGLAKLLIEEAREQGDLVQGRFLDTYSNLTLKTLSMLGWARRFCPQAHFMAKVDDDVLFNPSALLQFLNKTHNPYEQGDLYLGRVHLHVAPDRDPDSKHYLPSGAYPPSVFPDYCSGTAYILSRSALLKISLAASASPLSTPLPPEDVFVGMCARTAGVLPSHCSLFSGGPGVPYGRCCYQAMVSIHHIPPREMLQYWADVHSSPPCSWLSLRASLGICKVRAMLGTALGLEQGL is encoded by the coding sequence ATGATTGGACGGGGAGTATGTGTATGTAAGCCGCGCTTTGGAAAGAGAGGCAGCAGGTTTGGGATCTTGCCTTTTCTTTGCGCGGTGTTAGCGAGCACAGCCCTGTTGGCTCTGCTGTTCGTGGACTTCATCGAGTCATGGATCACCTCTATGAGCATGAGCACGCTGGTGGAGTCGCACGTCGGCATCATACCCCTGCAGAGCGTCCCTCCCACTAGACCCGAGGAGTTCCTGCTCATGCCCAGTCCGCTCGTGTGCCAGCGTGCCAAGCCGTACCTCATCATCATAGTTACCTCGGCCCCTGCCAATCAGAGGGCCCGTCAAGCCATCAGGGAGACCTGGGGAGGGGAAGTGGAGGTAAGGGGCCTGCGGGTCATGACACTCTTCATGGTGGGTGTAGCCACTGACCCGGGGCTGGCCAagctgctgatagaggaggcCCGGGAACAAGGGGACCTGGTCCAAGGTCGTTTTTTGGATACCTACTCCAACCTCACCCTGAAGACCCTGTCCATGCTGGGCTGGGCTCGGCGGTTCTGTCCTCAGGCTCACTTCATGGCCAAAGTGGATGATGATGTCCTGTTCAATCCCAGCGCTCTCCTGCAGTTCCTGAACAAGACACATAACCCCTATGAACAAGGGGACTTGTACCTTGGAAGAGTGCATCTTCATGTGGCTCCAGACCGTGACCCAGACAGCAAGCATTACCTTCCCTCAGGGGCCTaccctccctctgtctttccagACTACTGCAGTGGTACAGCATACATTCTGTCCCGCTCTGCATTACTCAAAATTTCCCTGGCAGCCTCTGCATCACCTTTATCCACACCTCTGCCCCCTGAAGATGTGTTTGTTGGCATGTGCGCTCGGACAGCTGGGGTGCTGCCCTCACACTGCTCACTATTCTCTGGCGGGCCAGGTGTGCCGTATGGGCGCTGCTGCTACCAGGCCATGGTGTCCATCCATCATATCCCACCCAGGGAAATGCTGCAGTACTGGGCTGATGTTCATTCATCTCCTCCCTGCTCCTGGCTGAGTCTACGTGCTTCACTGGGGATATGCAAAGTCAGAGCAATGCTCGGGACAGCACTGGGCCTGGAGCAGGGACTGTAA